A genomic window from Pecten maximus chromosome 2, xPecMax1.1, whole genome shotgun sequence includes:
- the LOC117314784 gene encoding uncharacterized protein LOC117314784: MSNVQIIKNLTMALQGMVKIVSFTFTVCMAVMMGAAKPAIRNDGVPVTSLNSTGPLLTGIISNGVEAGKAPSNTTDMTVNCTNTKSVGEAFSCFLEGYFESIFVGVGFIILLLALFVLLKKIYTKTYRNERKTAEVNTYENKKMIPHHDIKG; the protein is encoded by the exons ATGAGCAACGTCCAGATTATTAAAAACCTGACGATGGCCTTGCAG GGTATGGTGAAGATAGTTAGCTTTActtttactgtatgtatggcAGTTATGATGGGTGCTGCGAAACCCGCCATTCGTAACGATGGGGTACCAGTTACTTCTCTCAACTCGACAGGTCCACTGTTAACTGGAATCATCTCCAACGGTGTGGAGGCGGGCAAAGCTCCAAGCAATACG ACGGATATGACAGTCAATTGCACGAACACGAAGAGTGTTGGAGAAGCATTTA GTTGTTTCCTGGAGGGATATTTTGAGTCAATTTTCGTCGGAGTCGGGTTCATCATCCTGCTACTGGCACTGTTTGTTCTCTTGAAGAAAATATATACCAAGACTTATAGAAATGAACGGAAAACTGCTGAAGTAAATACCTACGAGAATAAGAAGATGATTCCACATCATGATATCAAAGGTTGA